From Treponema sp. OMZ 787:
GGTAATGGTTATTTTTGCCTCGTATTCGCCGTCGGGGATGGGATAGTCCTTTATAAGCCCTCTAGAATCTTTATAAACATCGGTATCATTATTTATTTCAATTTCCCAGTTTACCCCTCCGCCCCCAGTCGGTATCAGTTTTCCAGAAAAAGATCTTGTTGTTGCCTTGGTTTCTTTATTTGTAAACACAACCGAAACAGATGTTACTTCTTCATCATCAGAAGCTGTTCCTTTAATAATAAAAGAGCCTCTTATAGGGTTTTCTCCTGTTGGAGGATAAGTAATCACCCCTTTAGGAGGCAGAATATCTACCTGACCGCCTAAAGACGGTTTACATGTCAATAATGTTATAACCGTAAATAAACTTAATAATAATAACCTTAAATATTTTTTATTTTTTTTCATTTTTTACCCCCTAACTCTAAAATATATCAAACCTCGTACCAAACAATACGCCAAGCATCACAGATTTTATACCTAAAGGTCTTCCGCTCTGAGTTTCCGTAAACAGCTGCTTAATTTAAAACAAACATATCCTGTTTTAGATACAGGTTCTCTTTCTATAGCAAAAAAGCCTGCATTAAAGGCTTCAATTATTTTTATTCGCCTTTGTCTATTCTGCAATTTACCTAATCCATACATATCATAAATTGCTCCTGTAATCTTACAATTTAACCGATAGATTATCGGCTAAAAAATACATAATCTTTAATATATCCAACTTAAAATGAAAAATTTATAGATATAAATATGTTTGCAATACAATATACACACAAAATGTCTATAATATCAAGAGATTTTAATATTTTTGGGAAAGATTCTATAAAAAAGATTCGAATAATTTACCGAAAAGTAGACCCCAGCCGTCAACCATAACAAAAAGAATCAATTTAAACGGCATAGAAATCTGTACAGGGGGAAGCATGATCATACCCATCGACATAAGTATACTGGCTACAATCATATCTATAATAATAAAAGGAAGGTATAAAAATATTCCGATTTGAAAAGCTATTGTAAGCTCATGCAGGATAAAGGCAGCAATTAAAATATGAGTCGGCACATCTGCAAGTGTATTGGGTTTAGGCAGTTTAGACATGGCCATAAATGTGCGGATATGTGCGGGATTTTTTTGCATTTGCTTGTACATAAAATACCGCATCGGCTTTTCTGCCTCCCTATAAGCCTCTTCTATTCCGATTTGTCCCTGACTCATAGGCTTATAAGAATTATTGTAGATCTGGGTAAAGGTCGGCCACATAATAAACAGGGTTAAAAAGAAGGCAATGCCGTTTAAAACCTGAGTCGGCGGCACTTGCTGAAGCGATAAGGCCCTTTTCACAAAGTCTAAAACAATACTCAACCGCAAAAAGCTCGTCATCAATAACAAGATGCTGGGAGCTATCGAAATAAGAGTAATAAAAACTAAAAGCTGAACGGAAAAGGCAACATCCTGATTTGTCGAAGGCTCTCTTATCGAAAAGTCGATAAAAGGAATTCTTCCGGCCTGCCTGTTAGGATCGGCATCAGTTCTTCCGGGAGTAGTTCCATCGGGAAAAGAGGCTTGCGAGAATACTTGAACCGGAATAAAAAGAATCATACCGAAAAAGATTAGAATTAAAAGCTTTCTTTTCATTCTGTTTCCTCCGGTACACGAGCCTTAGCTGCATTACTAAGCCTTTCTCTTTGTGCTTCAAAGAAACTTGCATCAATGCCCTTGTTTTTAGCACCCTTAAAAACAGATGACAGCATAGAAGCAAAATCTTGTCTGGGAGCCGAGCTTCGTCTTTCTGCATCCAAATTCATGGTATCGACAAGGGTTTTATCTTCAACTTCCCCTATCATGTTTATAGAAGAATCCGTAACACCTACAATGTAGGCTTTTTCTCCCAAGGTAACCACATGAATACTTTTGCCTTGAGCAAGAGTAATTGAGGCAACGCTTTTTAAATACGGACTATCGGAAGAAAAAGAAAGTGAGGACTTTTTTAAAAATTTCAGCACAACATATGCCAAAATACATACTATAACTAAGGAAACAAGAACCTGTAACAGGTTTGAAACAGGCGATTGAGCTCTTTCTGCAACATTCAAATCAAAGGCATTTTCATTTCCGGCAGGGGCAGTATTTCCCTCATTTCTTTCGACATTTTCCTTTGTACCTGCATCCAATAAAATTCCCGATTCGGAAGGTAATGAATTATCGTTTTTAGAAACTCCGTCAGTTTCTGCAAACAACGACACCGACAACAAAAAGAAAAGAATAAAAGACAGCTTTTTCCCCAAGCTCATTAAAGGCCCCCACCCGATTTTTAGTTTTATATATCCGCAATACGCTCAGCCGGAGATAAAATCTCGGTTATACGGACACCGAAACTTTCTTCTATAACCACAACCTCTCCCTTGGCTATAGGCTTGTGGTTTACAAGAACATCTACAGGTTCACCGGCAAGTTTATCAAGCTCAATAATATGCCCTTCACCCATTCCAAGGATTTCTTTAATCATGCGTTTTGTTCGTCCTAATTCTACGGTCATTTCCATGTAAACATCCATGATAAGACCGATATTACCCTGCTCCTCCTGACTTACAAAACCCTGAAGGGGCGGAAATTGAACAGGCTGAACACTGGCGCCCATTCCCATTTGAGGCATCATGCCCATATTATTCATAGCCTGCATACTTCCTCCTTGCTGAGGCGATCCTTGGGGCATACCGGAACCGAACATTTGCTGTGCAGGGCCGCCTGCTTGCATAGTCCCCATCTGCATTCCGCCCATCATTCCGTTTTGCATTGCACCCATATTTTGCATACCTCCCATTGCAGCCATACCCTGCATTCCGGCATCACCGCCGGCACCTTGCATTGAAGGATCAGGGCCTGCAATTGTAGAGGCGATTTTATCGACAACATCCTCAGGAAGAATCTCCCACAATTGATATGAAGAATCATCCAGCTTCACATTATAAGTTATGCTTACAAAGTTACGCTGAGGTAATCTCATCATCGCCTTAGGAACATGTGAAGATTCTGCCGGAGCAGATGAAACACCGGCAAGTCCGGCACGCTCAAGGTAGCTAAGCTCAGTTCCTACATATTGAGCTATTGTTTCACTTATGACCGAAAGGGCCATGTCATCTATTTCTACGCTGTCTTCATGGTTTACCAAGCTGACTATTTTTTTTGCCAGCTCAGGGCTCATCATAAAGGCGTGATCACCGCTCATTGATCCTGAAAAATCTATGAGGGTTGCAACAGTCATTTCGGATACTTTTCGTAAAAAAGTCTCTCGATCGGAAAGCTCGATAACCGGTTCAGAAATACTGACATTTTTACCTGTCATAGACTCTAAATTAGAAGATAGACCCGGTATATTTTCTTTTGTAAATTGAAGCATGGCAGTTTTTTTAAAACTTGCCAAATCATCGCTTGCACCTGCAGCAGGGGCCGGTGAAATTCCGCCTCCGCCTACTCCGGATAACAAAGCATCTATTTCGTCTTGAGAAATTGAACCATCACTCATACAACTCATCTCCTTCCGATGTTAATTCTTCGAATTCATCACCGCTAATATCTTCTATTTTTTCCAAAATCTGAACTGCCAGTTTTTTACCCTTTACACCGGGCTGGCAGGAGAATTTAGGCCTGCTTCCTACGGTAAGTTTAAAGGGATCTCCAACTCTGACATTCGGTAGGCGCACAACATCTCCTGCCCTCAAGTTAAGGACATCCCTGATTGAAACATCCAAGGAACCGACTTCGGCCACCATGTCAACTTCAACGGTAGAAAGCTTATCCTTAATGGCCGCCGCATATTGGCCTGTTGAAGCCCTCCTAACCGAAGAAAACCAAAACTGTGTCGATAATTTTGATATAATCGGCTCAAGGGTTATATAAGGAAGACAAATATTCATCATTCCTTCTTCTTCGCCGACCTTAGTTTCCAATGTTACCAAAAGTACCATTTCGGAGGGGGTTACAATCTGAACAAACTGAGGGTTGGTGTCTATGTTTCCCAAACGCGGGCGTAAATCTACTACAGTAGTCCATGCTTCCCTCATATTTGCAAGGATGCGTACTATAACGCCTTCCATAACAGAGCTTTCGATTTCGGTAAGTTCTCTTTGAACCTTTGAACCCTGCCCCTTACCGCCGAATAAGCGGTCTATAATCGAAAAGGTAACAGAAGGGTCTATTTCCAAAAGAGCACTAGCCCTTAAAGGATCCATGTTGATAATCGCCAAGGTTGTCGGCGTAGGTATTGATCTTATAAATTCTTCATATGTAAGCTGTTCTACAGTTGCTACGTGAACATGAGCCATGCTTCGCAGCTGAGCGGAAAGAGAAGTGGTTGTAAGACGGGCAAATGTTTCATGCATCATCTGTACCGTCCTCATCTGCTCCTTAGAAAATTTGTCGGGACGCTTAAAGTCGTAAATTTTTATTTTACGGGTGTCATTGACGGCACGAAAATCTTCTGTATCCGTATCTCCTGAGCTTATTGCGGTGAGAAGCTGATCTATTTCATCCTGTGAAAGAACTTCTGTCATGGCTCTCCTTTCCTTTATTGTTCAACAATATCGTATTGCGTGAATCGAACATCCTTTATTTTATTTTTTGTAAGTACATTATCGTTTATTTCGTGTTTTATTTCAATCTTTATTTTTTCTTCCTGCTTTAATTCTGCCGTAGTTTTATTTTTAAAATAGGAACGTAAAAAGTCTATGATTTCGACCTTCCTTGCGGAAAGCTCCTGAGGTGTCGACTTATCGTTGTTCGTATATCCCAAGGCAACATCAACTATCAAGGTTGCAGGAATTCTATCTGCCGTGTGCACCTTCAAAACACCTATTGCCTGATACCACTGCAAAACATCCCTTGTTTCACGGTATTCCTCGGAAACCGGAGATATTGAATGAGATGCACCTCTTTTATCTCTTATGTTCATTGTAATAACTACAACGGTAACAATGAAGATTAAAGCAACCAATACAATAGCAACCCATTTTATCAACATGGTTATAAGACCGCCGCCTCGTTTTTTGGTATCTACAGATGAGCCCATATTTTCCTGAATATCATCGTCATCCATTAAGTCATTATCAGCCATAATTTTCTCCTTACTATTATAATCGGCACATTTTTATTTTTACTAAAAGTGTGCATCATCAAGAATAATTATATCAACCCTTCTATTGTAAGCCCTTCCTTCTGCCGTATCGTTAGAAAAAATAGGCCGTGTATCTGCATAACCCGCTACAGAAAATCTGGATTCTTGAGCTCCGAAATCCGTTAGACTGTGTAGAATATTTATCGCCCTTGCAGATGAAAGCTCCCAATTACTTTTCCATAAGGCCGGATCCGTTACTCCGGAATCGGTATGCCCTTCAACCCTGAACCTATGAGCCGCCAAATCAGGTGCGGATAAAAATTGAGCAAGGTTTAAAAGAGTGTCTCTGGATTCGGCAATATTAAGCTCTGCACTTCCGGGGTAAAAAAATACATCGGATGCCAAACTGATTACAACTCCCCTTTCATCGCTTGTAACAGCAATCTTATTTGTTTTTATTTCGGGAGAAAAAAGAGAAACAGCCTTTTTTAAGGCGGTTGAGAGCATTTTTCCTTTTTCCATTGAGGGCATGGAGCTTATGGTGTTTCCGAGGTCTGAAAGTCTGCCTGCAGAAACGGAAAAACCTCCGCCTGTAGGATCACCGCTTATTGACGCAGAAAGAGCCAAGAGCTGAGTTACATCAACCTCAGACGGCTCAAAAAGCATTACGAAAAAGCAAAGCATGAGAGTAACCATATCTGCATAAGTAGTAAGCCAACCGCTTCCCGCGGCTCCTGCCCCTTTTTTCTTTTTCCTAGCCATTTTAATCCTTTAAGACTTCAGCTTCTATCGATTTTCTATCGGCAGGTGTCAGGTATGTTACAAGCCTTTGAGCAAGAATTCTAGGGTTGTCTCCGGCCTGAATTCCAAGTACACCTTCTATAATCATTTCTTTTGATTTTACTTCCATATTGTTTTGGTAGGTAAGTTTTGTCGATATAGGAACAAAGAGCCAGTTTTGCAGCAACGAGCCGTACAAGGTCGTAACAAGAGCCGTTGCCATATTAGGTCCGAGAGCACTTTTATCGTCCAAGTTTAACAACATACCAATAAGACCTATAACCGTTCCCAACATACCAAAACCGGGAGCAAGAGTCGCCCAAGCGTTTACAAGCGATATCCATGTATTGTGCCTCTCCTCCATTTGGTTAAGTTCGTTTTCCATAAGAGAGCGGATAGCCTCGCCGTCTATACCGTCAACAACATTACGTAAGCCGGAACGCATAAAAGGATCTTCAAAGTCTTCAATTTCTTCTTCCAAAGCAAGCAAACCTGCTCGGCGGCTTTTTTCTGAAAGGGCTACGAAACGCTGAACAAGGGCTTTTTCTCCGTAATCGGTAACCTTAAAAACCCGGCCCATAACCTTAAAAATTCCTATAGTATATGAAAGAGGATATGTCAAAAACAAACACATATAAGAACCGCCAAGGGTAATAAAAAGTGAAGCCACATCCACAAGACCTCCGGCAGAACCGCCGAGGATGGCACCGAATGCAACAACTCCTATACCTCCGAATACTCCTATAAATGACGCTATATCCATATCTACCCCTTTTTACTTCTACTACAACTCATTTTTAAATACGCCGATTTTACGGCGGTACGCGACTATTTTATCCAAAATTTCTTCAGGAGTTTCCTTAATGACATAGTACTTTCCTGAAAGCATTTGCAGCGTAACATCCGGATTGCACTCTATCGTTTCAATTTGATGAGGATTAATCCAATACTTTGTTCCGTTTAGCCGCGTTACCTGTACCATAAATAATACCCTACATTATACCATACTATCGTTTCAAGTTCAAGACTGTTTCAAGCATTGTATCTGAAGTTTGTATTGTTTTAGCACCTGCCTGAAAGCCTTTTTGAGTTACGATCATATCTACAAATTGGTCGGTTAGATCTACGTTACTCATCTCGAGGGTTCCGCCTATCAGGTATCCCTTTCCGACAGTTCCGGATGTAGAAATATTGGCTATGCCTGAGTTATTGGATTGAACATAGGTGTTCTGCCCTGCTTTTTCAAGACCGCCCTGGTTGGCAAAGCCTGCCATGGCTATCTGTCCAAGTTCCTGTCTTACACCGTTTGAATAAACACCGGTTATAACACCGCTTTGATCGATTCTAAAGTTTTCAAGATAGCCCATTCCGTAACCATCCTGCTGGTAAGCCTTTGTAGTACTCTTATCGGAAAATTGTGTTATGGTGTTTTTTGATGTACCTATTTCGCCTAAGTTTACATCCAAGGTCTGTCTGGCCGGAGCTCCGCCTTCTTCAGGGTTTGCTCCCACAACATTGAATGAAACTTGAACGGAAACCTTACCTGCCGGACCGCTTACATTTCCGGCCGTATCTGTAACGGAAGCCAGATGTCCGTTATTGTCAAAACGGACTATAAAGCTGTTTTCAACACCGTCGGTTGTTCCCATTCCGGCCCTTGTTGCTGAAGCTTCTGCATTTGCAGGATCGACATTTACTGTTGCCCTCCATGCGTTGACCTCTCCCGGAACCCTTGCAAAATCAATCTGAAGTTCATGGGCTTCACCGAAGCTATCATAAACTTTAAATTCGGTAGACCATGTAGATTCTAAAATTTGAGCCCTGTTCGCATCTGCGGGCAATTCCGGCAATCTCTTATCAAGGTTACAAGAATAATCTACGCTTGTAGTGGCCTTTGCATCTATTTTTTGGCCGATCGGAATACTCAAATCTTCTGTTTGACCTGAAGTATTGATAAGTCTAAGACCTTCAACTTCTTGTGCCATCCAGCCCTGCACCCTCATTCCGTTTGCGGGGTTTACCAAGGTTCCGTCTCTATCAAGTCCGAATGCTCCGGCCCTTGTATAAAAAGTTTTTTCTCCATCTTTAAGAACAAAAAAGCCGTTTCCCTGAATTGCAAGATCTGTGTTAACGCCCGTTGTCTGCAAGGCTCCCTGAGTAAAGATTGTGTCGATACTTGCTACCATCATTCCCAAACCGACTTCTTTGGGGTTTACGCCTCCAAGTTCTTCGGTGGGACGGGATGCTCCGCTTAACTGCTGAGAAATTAAGTCTTGAAAGTTTACCCTTCCTCTTTTAAAACCTGTTGTATTTACATTGGCAACGTTATTTCCGATAACGTCCATCCTTGTTTGGTGATTTTGCATTCCGCTAACGCCGGAAAATAGTGATCTCATCATAATTATTACCTCCTAATTGTTTTCTGCATAAACTGTTTTAACGGCAGACCAGTTGTACCAGTTTCCGTTTACCATAACTTCCGGGTTTATACCGCGTGTTGCGGCTGAGATATAACCGGAAACTTTAGAAGAACCTAAATCAAGGTCAACTTTTTTGCCGATGGCGTTTACAGCCGAGGAGCCTGTCATAAGCTCGTTTAAGGCGGCAAAGTTTTTGTTCATGTTGGTCATCTGTTCAAGGGATGAAAATTGAGCCATTTGCCCGATAAATTGAGTGTCTTCCATCGGGGATGTCGGATCCTGATGGGTTAGCTGAGCAATTAATAGCTGAAGAAAATCGTCTTTTCCAAGCTGCTGTTTCGGAACCCTTGTTTCAGCAAAATTTTGTTTGTTTAATGTGTCAACCTGTAGGCCTAAAAGAGCTTTTTCCTCAGGACTCATCTCGGACTTAAAGTCTTTCATCATCTCCGCCTGCTCACGAGCCGCGGTTATCATACTGTTATTAACATTGTTTACCTGCATAAATACCTCTTTAAGCTAAAATATCTACAGTCGGACCATAAA
This genomic window contains:
- the fliP gene encoding flagellar type III secretion system pore protein FliP (The bacterial flagellar biogenesis protein FliP forms a type III secretion system (T3SS)-type pore required for flagellar assembly.), whose amino-acid sequence is MKRKLLILIFFGMILFIPVQVFSQASFPDGTTPGRTDADPNRQAGRIPFIDFSIREPSTNQDVAFSVQLLVFITLISIAPSILLLMTSFLRLSIVLDFVKRALSLQQVPPTQVLNGIAFFLTLFIMWPTFTQIYNNSYKPMSQGQIGIEEAYREAEKPMRYFMYKQMQKNPAHIRTFMAMSKLPKPNTLADVPTHILIAAFILHELTIAFQIGIFLYLPFIIIDMIVASILMSMGMIMLPPVQISMPFKLILFVMVDGWGLLFGKLFESFL
- the fliO gene encoding flagellar biosynthetic protein FliO, with the translated sequence MSLGKKLSFILFFLLSVSLFAETDGVSKNDNSLPSESGILLDAGTKENVERNEGNTAPAGNENAFDLNVAERAQSPVSNLLQVLVSLVIVCILAYVVLKFLKKSSLSFSSDSPYLKSVASITLAQGKSIHVVTLGEKAYIVGVTDSSINMIGEVEDKTLVDTMNLDAERRSSAPRQDFASMLSSVFKGAKNKGIDASFFEAQRERLSNAAKARVPEETE
- the fliN gene encoding flagellar motor switch protein FliN, encoding MSDGSISQDEIDALLSGVGGGGISPAPAAGASDDLASFKKTAMLQFTKENIPGLSSNLESMTGKNVSISEPVIELSDRETFLRKVSEMTVATLIDFSGSMSGDHAFMMSPELAKKIVSLVNHEDSVEIDDMALSVISETIAQYVGTELSYLERAGLAGVSSAPAESSHVPKAMMRLPQRNFVSITYNVKLDDSSYQLWEILPEDVVDKIASTIAGPDPSMQGAGGDAGMQGMAAMGGMQNMGAMQNGMMGGMQMGTMQAGGPAQQMFGSGMPQGSPQQGGSMQAMNNMGMMPQMGMGASVQPVQFPPLQGFVSQEEQGNIGLIMDVYMEMTVELGRTKRMIKEILGMGEGHIIELDKLAGEPVDVLVNHKPIAKGEVVVIEESFGVRITEILSPAERIADI
- the fliM gene encoding flagellar motor switch protein FliM; amino-acid sequence: MTEVLSQDEIDQLLTAISSGDTDTEDFRAVNDTRKIKIYDFKRPDKFSKEQMRTVQMMHETFARLTTTSLSAQLRSMAHVHVATVEQLTYEEFIRSIPTPTTLAIINMDPLRASALLEIDPSVTFSIIDRLFGGKGQGSKVQRELTEIESSVMEGVIVRILANMREAWTTVVDLRPRLGNIDTNPQFVQIVTPSEMVLLVTLETKVGEEEGMMNICLPYITLEPIISKLSTQFWFSSVRRASTGQYAAAIKDKLSTVEVDMVAEVGSLDVSIRDVLNLRAGDVVRLPNVRVGDPFKLTVGSRPKFSCQPGVKGKKLAVQILEKIEDISGDEFEELTSEGDELYE
- a CDS encoding flagellar basal body-associated FliL family protein codes for the protein MADNDLMDDDDIQENMGSSVDTKKRGGGLITMLIKWVAIVLVALIFIVTVVVITMNIRDKRGASHSISPVSEEYRETRDVLQWYQAIGVLKVHTADRIPATLIVDVALGYTNNDKSTPQELSARKVEIIDFLRSYFKNKTTAELKQEEKIKIEIKHEINDNVLTKNKIKDVRFTQYDIVEQ
- the motB gene encoding flagellar motor protein MotB — its product is MARKKKKGAGAAGSGWLTTYADMVTLMLCFFVMLFEPSEVDVTQLLALSASISGDPTGGGFSVSAGRLSDLGNTISSMPSMEKGKMLSTALKKAVSLFSPEIKTNKIAVTSDERGVVISLASDVFFYPGSAELNIAESRDTLLNLAQFLSAPDLAAHRFRVEGHTDSGVTDPALWKSNWELSSARAINILHSLTDFGAQESRFSVAGYADTRPIFSNDTAEGRAYNRRVDIIILDDAHF
- a CDS encoding motility protein A codes for the protein MDIASFIGVFGGIGVVAFGAILGGSAGGLVDVASLFITLGGSYMCLFLTYPLSYTIGIFKVMGRVFKVTDYGEKALVQRFVALSEKSRRAGLLALEEEIEDFEDPFMRSGLRNVVDGIDGEAIRSLMENELNQMEERHNTWISLVNAWATLAPGFGMLGTVIGLIGMLLNLDDKSALGPNMATALVTTLYGSLLQNWLFVPISTKLTYQNNMEVKSKEMIIEGVLGIQAGDNPRILAQRLVTYLTPADRKSIEAEVLKD
- a CDS encoding flagellar FlbD family protein, whose product is MVQVTRLNGTKYWINPHQIETIECNPDVTLQMLSGKYYVIKETPEEILDKIVAYRRKIGVFKNEL
- the flgE gene encoding flagellar hook protein FlgE, whose amino-acid sequence is MMRSLFSGVSGMQNHQTRMDVIGNNVANVNTTGFKRGRVNFQDLISQQLSGASRPTEELGGVNPKEVGLGMMVASIDTIFTQGALQTTGVNTDLAIQGNGFFVLKDGEKTFYTRAGAFGLDRDGTLVNPANGMRVQGWMAQEVEGLRLINTSGQTEDLSIPIGQKIDAKATTSVDYSCNLDKRLPELPADANRAQILESTWSTEFKVYDSFGEAHELQIDFARVPGEVNAWRATVNVDPANAEASATRAGMGTTDGVENSFIVRFDNNGHLASVTDTAGNVSGPAGKVSVQVSFNVVGANPEEGGAPARQTLDVNLGEIGTSKNTITQFSDKSTTKAYQQDGYGMGYLENFRIDQSGVITGVYSNGVRQELGQIAMAGFANQGGLEKAGQNTYVQSNNSGIANISTSGTVGKGYLIGGTLEMSNVDLTDQFVDMIVTQKGFQAGAKTIQTSDTMLETVLNLKR
- the flgD gene encoding flagellar hook assembly protein FlgD → MQVNNVNNSMITAAREQAEMMKDFKSEMSPEEKALLGLQVDTLNKQNFAETRVPKQQLGKDDFLQLLIAQLTHQDPTSPMEDTQFIGQMAQFSSLEQMTNMNKNFAALNELMTGSSAVNAIGKKVDLDLGSSKVSGYISAATRGINPEVMVNGNWYNWSAVKTVYAENN